A DNA window from Betta splendens chromosome 6, fBetSpl5.4, whole genome shotgun sequence contains the following coding sequences:
- the LOC114857443 gene encoding uncharacterized protein LOC114857443 isoform X8 → MSINRKLSSTNKNQEAIIVSLKKELEEISKQLIKARMTSFIHTEKIHSSTGIEQHIQLLKQKLNTETAINKKLCKENESVRAEKQEIIKSLQQAEHLLLNQTQTVTRVNLELQTQKEQYQALKQEHEMMREKSKALEDKMAKLMESNAASKTSWDKEKTVLLGRIKKEQQDLQAVEEAHDALSAVKTVSVSAKVQMGDSSPIFSISTQLPLDEPIPTSELCIIGSLQHVTPSLTENSVCLEDTGVVNELVTTGATGEQETLNHDQQSQYNLLNLFLCPPIPKNLLGTCTNVFDEFTCKYNLRRTDPVAVSDLSFSSSFVSDYNLHIFQAASESHQDHRTVYGSVDLLSSDKYKNRNVKINEKNNIVNNHCKQEKNSNKEYKNTKQQCNREKLMRRDVNGGGSYGEEGEMLMTKTADRADRQEDNQRSTEDEGDTKNSKTETRDRVEGEAIDGVEERGKTAAYTSETPGTQIQDQTTTDTTIAKSNQHQVVDFMDTEPTVTVSEASDLSPSVSLKAMDTDFSHANEEWGDLREEQFFPKFNTFDSQSVNTEPISVQNLYCLDVKTQDANSYPSLDLIHQDPERTAAEVKLCMKPAADFTTEHSETLNESSICCLQKDAVPAPTVPMDPPDMCVMNIAEKGSLGSIMVKSNSLPILQHEPQSNIATQENSVQGPMSSNLEDTWAYGLLNKVEFESDVGSSSFKAHLRTVPIEDTLDVQTTESEAESEIQGENEPTEAGCSDCYKQPPTKQVLGFNTNKSFLQSNEAYRSSFCSIEQRQATVSRIQSDISTLKPLFEGKELNSASSKVNLGNPFSKMPMFLKSKHNKVPLVITRVSGLLNASSASGTAASLSNHPQGEWKALAETCIDTTAADTKSRTSLLSSFPSFASTSRVSKLSWQDSPGSSKDLTSAAAFITESDQKPTCSQEHLQN, encoded by the exons ATGAGCATCAATAGAAAGTTGTCTTCTACAAATAAGAATCAAGAAGCAATCATTGTTTCACTGAAGAAG GAGTTGGAAGAGATAAGCAAGCAGCTAATCAAAGCCAGGATGACATCATTCATTCACACAGAAAAGATTCACAGTTCGACAGGCATAGAGCAGCATATACAGCTGTTGAAGCAGAAACTAAACACG GAGACTGCAATCAACAAAAAACTTTGTAAAGAAAATGAATCTGTAAGAGCAGAAAAACAG GAGATAATAAAATCTCTGCAGCAAGCTGAGCATCTTCTACTGAATCAGACACAGACTGTCACCAGAGTAAACCTGgagctgcaaacacagaaaGAGCAGTACCAG GCCCTTAAACAGGAACATGAGATGATGCGAGAGAAAAGCAAGGCATTAGAAGACAAGATGGCCAAACTGATGGAGAGCAATGCTGCCTCCAAGACCAGCTGGGACAAAGaa AAGACAGTGTTGCTGGGCCGCATTAAAAAAGAGCAGCAAGACCTTCAAGCAGTGGAAGAAGCTCATGATGCACTTAGTGCAGTGAAGACAGTTAGTGTTTCTGCCAAAGTGCAG ATGGGAGACAGTAGTCCAATTTTCAGTATTTCTACGCAGCTACCTCTTGATGAACCTATCCCCACCTCTGAGCTGTGTATAATTGGCAGTCTGCAGCACGTGACCCCATCTCTGACCGAAAATTCAGTCTGTCTTGAGGACACAGGAGTCGTGAATGAGCTTGTTACTACTGGTGCAACTGGAG aacAAGAAACCCTAAACCATGATCAACAATCCCAATATAAccttttaaacctgtttttgtGCCCACCTATCCCCAAAAATCTTTTAGGCACCTGTACCAATGTATTTGATGAATTCACATGCAAGTATAACCTAAGGAGGACTGACCCAGTCGCAGTTTCAGATTTAAGTTTCAGCTCTTCCTTTGTCTCCGATTACAATCTCCACATTTTCCAAGCTGCAAGTGAGTCACACCAGGACCACAGGACTGTTTACGGATCTGTAGATTTATTAAGCAgtgataaatataaaaataggAACGTaaaaattaatgaaaaaaacaatatagtTAATAATCATTGTAAACAAGAAAAGAACAGCAATAAAgagtacaaaaacacaaaacagcaatGTAATAGAGAGAAGCTCATGAGAAGAGATGTTAATGGAGGTGGAAGTtatggagaagaaggagaaatgcTCATGACCAAAACAGCAGATAGAGCAGACAGACAAGAGGATAACCAGAGGTCAACAGAGGATGAAGGGGACACCAAAAACTccaaaacagaaacaagagATAGAGTGGAGGGAGAAGCGATAGATGGCgtagaggagagaggaaagacagCAGCATACACATCAGAAACACCAGGAACACAGATACAGGACCAGACGACTACTGATACAACTATCGCAAAGAGCAACCAACATCAGGTCGTTGACTTCATGGATACAGAGCCAACAGTGACTGTCAGTGAGGCTTCAGACCTCTCACCAAGTGTTTCGCTGAAAGCCATGGACACTGACTTTAGCCATGCAAACGAAGAATGGGGGGATTTGAGAGAGGAACAGTTTTTTCCCAAATTCAATACTTTTGATAGTCAAAGTGTCAACACAGAGCCCATCTCCGTGCAAAACCTTTATTGCCTTGACGTCAAAACACAAGATGCTAATTCATATCCGTCACTAGATCTTATTCATCAAGATCCTGAGAGGACGGCTGCAGAGGTGAAGCTATGTATGAAACCGGCAGCTGATTTCACCACAGAACATTCTGAAACTCTGAATGAGTCAAGTATTTGTTGCCTACAGAAGGATGCTGTACCAGCACCAACAGTACCTATGGATCCTCCTGACATGTGTGTAATGAATATTGCTGAAAAGGGTTCACTGGGGAGCATAATGGTTAAATCAAACTCATTACCAATCTTACAACATGAACCTCAATCAAATATAGCTACACAGGAAAACAGTGTTCAGGGTCCTATGAGCTCTAATTTGGAGGATACGTGGGCTTATGGCCTACTAAACAAAGTGGAGTTTGAATCTGACGTGGGGTCGAGCAGTTTTAAGGCTCATCTGAGAACTGTCCCGATAGAGGACACACTAGATGTACAAACCACTGAAAGTGAAGCTGAGTCAGAGATTCAAGGGGAAAATGAGCCAACAGAGGCTGGATGCTCAGATTGCTATAAGCAGCCTCCAACTAAACAAGTTCTGGGTTTTAATACTAACAAGTCCTTTCTACAAAGCAATGAGGCCTACAGATCATCATTCTGTAGCATTGAACAGAGACAAGCAACAGTGTCCAGAATTCAGTCTGACATTTCAACCCTGAAGCCGCTTTTTGAG GGAAAAGAGCTAAATTCAGCCTCATCCAAGGTAAACCTCGGGAATCCCTTCAGCAAAATGCCTATGTTTctcaaaagcaaacacaacaaag TCCCCTTGGTGATTACTAGGGTTTCAGGGCTGTTGAATGCCTCTTCTGCCTCTGGAACTGCAGCTTCTTTGAGCAACCACCCACAAGGAGAGTGGAAAGCTTTAGCTGAGACCTGCAtagacacaacagcagcagacacg AAGAGCAGGACCTCCCTGTTGAGTTCTTTTCCATCATTCGCATCCACTAGCAGAGTCAGCAAATTGTCATGGCAAGACTCTCCAGG GTCAAGCAAAGATCTgacctcagctgcagcttttattaCAGAGTCTGACCAGAAACCTACTTGCTCTCAAGAGCATCTCCAAAATTGA
- the LOC114857443 gene encoding uncharacterized protein LOC114857443 isoform X7, with product MLNWNKMGKKSHLLNLTGHTCEVTTIPGDYLLKLFQRMPRVCKAIIKTKVNEAMSINRKLSSTNKNQEAIIVSLKKELEEISKQLIKARMTSFIHTEKIHSSTGIEQHIQLLKQKLNTETAINKKLCKENESVRAEKQEIIKSLQQAEHLLLNQTQTVTRVNLELQTQKEQYQALKQEHEMMREKSKALEDKMAKLMESNAASKTSWDKEKTVLLGRIKKEQQDLQAVEEAHDALSAVKTVSVSAKVQMGDSSPIFSISTQLPLDEPIPTSELCIIGSLQHVTPSLTENSVCLEDTGVVNELVTTGATGEQETLNHDQQSQYNLLNLFLCPPIPKNLLGTCTNVFDEFTCKYNLRRTDPVAVSDLSFSSSFVSDYNLHIFQAASESHQDHRTVYGSVDLLSSDKYKNRNVKINEKNNIVNNHCKQEKNSNKEYKNTKQQCNREKLMRRDVNGGGSYGEEGEMLMTKTADRADRQEDNQRSTEDEGDTKNSKTETRDRVEGEAIDGVEERGKTAAYTSETPGTQIQDQTTTDTTIAKSNQHQVVDFMDTEPTVTVSEASDLSPSVSLKAMDTDFSHANEEWGDLREEQFFPKFNTFDSQSVNTEPISVQNLYCLDVKTQDANSYPSLDLIHQDPERTAAEVKLCMKPAADFTTEHSETLNESSICCLQKDAVPAPTVPMDPPDMCVMNIAEKGSLGSIMVKSNSLPILQHEPQSNIATQENSVQGPMSSNLEDTWAYGLLNKVEFESDVGSSSFKAHLRTVPIEDTLDVQTTESEAESEIQGENEPTEAGCSDCYKQPPTKQVLGFNTNKSFLQSNEAYRSSFCSIEQRQATVSRIQSDISTLKPLFEGKELNSASSKVNLGNPFSKMPMFLKSKHNKVPLVITRVSGLLNASSASGTAASLSNHPQGEWKALAETCIDTTAADTKSRTSLLSSFPSFASTSRVSKLSWQDSPGSSKDLTSAAAFITESDQKPTCSQEHLQN from the exons GGCAAGAAATCCCACTTATTAAACCTGACAGGGCACACCTGTGAAGTGACAACCATTCCAGGTGACTACCTCTTGAAGCTCTTCCAGAGAATGCCAAGAGTGTgcaaagcaataatcaaaacaaaag TTAATGAGGCCATGAGCATCAATAGAAAGTTGTCTTCTACAAATAAGAATCAAGAAGCAATCATTGTTTCACTGAAGAAG GAGTTGGAAGAGATAAGCAAGCAGCTAATCAAAGCCAGGATGACATCATTCATTCACACAGAAAAGATTCACAGTTCGACAGGCATAGAGCAGCATATACAGCTGTTGAAGCAGAAACTAAACACG GAGACTGCAATCAACAAAAAACTTTGTAAAGAAAATGAATCTGTAAGAGCAGAAAAACAG GAGATAATAAAATCTCTGCAGCAAGCTGAGCATCTTCTACTGAATCAGACACAGACTGTCACCAGAGTAAACCTGgagctgcaaacacagaaaGAGCAGTACCAG GCCCTTAAACAGGAACATGAGATGATGCGAGAGAAAAGCAAGGCATTAGAAGACAAGATGGCCAAACTGATGGAGAGCAATGCTGCCTCCAAGACCAGCTGGGACAAAGaa AAGACAGTGTTGCTGGGCCGCATTAAAAAAGAGCAGCAAGACCTTCAAGCAGTGGAAGAAGCTCATGATGCACTTAGTGCAGTGAAGACAGTTAGTGTTTCTGCCAAAGTGCAG ATGGGAGACAGTAGTCCAATTTTCAGTATTTCTACGCAGCTACCTCTTGATGAACCTATCCCCACCTCTGAGCTGTGTATAATTGGCAGTCTGCAGCACGTGACCCCATCTCTGACCGAAAATTCAGTCTGTCTTGAGGACACAGGAGTCGTGAATGAGCTTGTTACTACTGGTGCAACTGGAG aacAAGAAACCCTAAACCATGATCAACAATCCCAATATAAccttttaaacctgtttttgtGCCCACCTATCCCCAAAAATCTTTTAGGCACCTGTACCAATGTATTTGATGAATTCACATGCAAGTATAACCTAAGGAGGACTGACCCAGTCGCAGTTTCAGATTTAAGTTTCAGCTCTTCCTTTGTCTCCGATTACAATCTCCACATTTTCCAAGCTGCAAGTGAGTCACACCAGGACCACAGGACTGTTTACGGATCTGTAGATTTATTAAGCAgtgataaatataaaaataggAACGTaaaaattaatgaaaaaaacaatatagtTAATAATCATTGTAAACAAGAAAAGAACAGCAATAAAgagtacaaaaacacaaaacagcaatGTAATAGAGAGAAGCTCATGAGAAGAGATGTTAATGGAGGTGGAAGTtatggagaagaaggagaaatgcTCATGACCAAAACAGCAGATAGAGCAGACAGACAAGAGGATAACCAGAGGTCAACAGAGGATGAAGGGGACACCAAAAACTccaaaacagaaacaagagATAGAGTGGAGGGAGAAGCGATAGATGGCgtagaggagagaggaaagacagCAGCATACACATCAGAAACACCAGGAACACAGATACAGGACCAGACGACTACTGATACAACTATCGCAAAGAGCAACCAACATCAGGTCGTTGACTTCATGGATACAGAGCCAACAGTGACTGTCAGTGAGGCTTCAGACCTCTCACCAAGTGTTTCGCTGAAAGCCATGGACACTGACTTTAGCCATGCAAACGAAGAATGGGGGGATTTGAGAGAGGAACAGTTTTTTCCCAAATTCAATACTTTTGATAGTCAAAGTGTCAACACAGAGCCCATCTCCGTGCAAAACCTTTATTGCCTTGACGTCAAAACACAAGATGCTAATTCATATCCGTCACTAGATCTTATTCATCAAGATCCTGAGAGGACGGCTGCAGAGGTGAAGCTATGTATGAAACCGGCAGCTGATTTCACCACAGAACATTCTGAAACTCTGAATGAGTCAAGTATTTGTTGCCTACAGAAGGATGCTGTACCAGCACCAACAGTACCTATGGATCCTCCTGACATGTGTGTAATGAATATTGCTGAAAAGGGTTCACTGGGGAGCATAATGGTTAAATCAAACTCATTACCAATCTTACAACATGAACCTCAATCAAATATAGCTACACAGGAAAACAGTGTTCAGGGTCCTATGAGCTCTAATTTGGAGGATACGTGGGCTTATGGCCTACTAAACAAAGTGGAGTTTGAATCTGACGTGGGGTCGAGCAGTTTTAAGGCTCATCTGAGAACTGTCCCGATAGAGGACACACTAGATGTACAAACCACTGAAAGTGAAGCTGAGTCAGAGATTCAAGGGGAAAATGAGCCAACAGAGGCTGGATGCTCAGATTGCTATAAGCAGCCTCCAACTAAACAAGTTCTGGGTTTTAATACTAACAAGTCCTTTCTACAAAGCAATGAGGCCTACAGATCATCATTCTGTAGCATTGAACAGAGACAAGCAACAGTGTCCAGAATTCAGTCTGACATTTCAACCCTGAAGCCGCTTTTTGAG GGAAAAGAGCTAAATTCAGCCTCATCCAAGGTAAACCTCGGGAATCCCTTCAGCAAAATGCCTATGTTTctcaaaagcaaacacaacaaag TCCCCTTGGTGATTACTAGGGTTTCAGGGCTGTTGAATGCCTCTTCTGCCTCTGGAACTGCAGCTTCTTTGAGCAACCACCCACAAGGAGAGTGGAAAGCTTTAGCTGAGACCTGCAtagacacaacagcagcagacacg AAGAGCAGGACCTCCCTGTTGAGTTCTTTTCCATCATTCGCATCCACTAGCAGAGTCAGCAAATTGTCATGGCAAGACTCTCCAGG GTCAAGCAAAGATCTgacctcagctgcagcttttattaCAGAGTCTGACCAGAAACCTACTTGCTCTCAAGAGCATCTCCAAAATTGA